From Chitinispirillales bacterium ANBcel5, one genomic window encodes:
- a CDS encoding APC family permease, which translates to MDSSQKLRRQLGLLDVFAISTGAMFSSGFFLLPGLAAAQSGPSVFIAYLLASIVMIFPMLSMAELSTALPRAGGAYFILDRSLGHIAGSIAGLGNWIVLILKSSFALVGMGAYLSIIVDVPIQPLALVFVLIFGLANLMGAKHSTFLQKLLVLYLFIMMVLFVAQGSVEVATAGFQNIFEGQFRPFLPFGVSGLLATVGMVFVSYTGLTKVASVAGEIKNPDKNIPLGMAISLLVTTLIYVVGVFIIVALLEPNELRGDLRPVATAASVFMDWLPNSLGVVLIVIAAVAAFASTANAGVLSASRYPLAMGRDHILPPYFQKLNQFRIPQNAIIITSLLIAIIVLFVDISEIAKLASAFQLLLFALINIAVIVIRMSKIEGYKPGFVTPFYPWIQIIGIATTLFLIWQIGLLELIFSTILILLSIIWFYLYAQKRTSPQGAIYKLFKHSDEKYILKLKRELRVRIKLREAFKSDNFPTIIKNSSVTDIKSQRHQKIPLNQIHSVVSETLKKEQIIPPYIKKVIGKGTELDFLTFPNGIVVIDILYLSTKKQIDETTTLHLIRLPDDYSFDLLDLYQTDINHRVKNGIVVLSSSKRARLKHLRILSQIVKPMDKENFIPKWRHAPNPNALRNLFL; encoded by the coding sequence TTGGATAGTTCACAAAAGCTTCGACGACAATTAGGTTTATTGGATGTATTTGCTATAAGTACCGGTGCTATGTTCAGTTCGGGTTTCTTTCTTCTCCCCGGTTTGGCAGCAGCGCAAAGTGGTCCCTCTGTTTTTATCGCCTATCTCTTAGCCTCAATTGTGATGATCTTCCCAATGCTCAGTATGGCTGAGTTATCTACTGCACTTCCACGAGCTGGTGGAGCGTATTTCATTCTCGATAGAAGTCTGGGGCACATTGCGGGATCAATTGCCGGTCTTGGAAACTGGATCGTGTTGATTTTAAAAAGCTCCTTTGCTCTAGTTGGTATGGGTGCTTATCTTAGCATCATTGTCGATGTACCAATACAACCTCTAGCACTTGTTTTTGTGCTCATTTTCGGGTTAGCTAACCTTATGGGTGCTAAACACAGTACATTCTTACAAAAATTACTTGTTTTGTACTTATTTATTATGATGGTCCTCTTTGTGGCACAAGGCTCCGTTGAAGTAGCAACAGCTGGCTTCCAAAATATCTTTGAGGGGCAATTTCGCCCTTTTTTGCCTTTTGGAGTAAGCGGATTATTGGCAACAGTAGGGATGGTTTTTGTTTCTTACACCGGGTTAACAAAAGTTGCAAGCGTTGCGGGGGAAATAAAAAATCCCGATAAAAATATCCCGCTTGGAATGGCAATTTCACTTCTGGTCACTACTTTGATTTATGTAGTTGGGGTATTTATAATTGTTGCTCTTTTAGAGCCCAATGAACTTAGAGGGGATCTGAGACCGGTAGCGACCGCAGCAAGTGTATTTATGGACTGGTTACCAAACTCATTAGGAGTAGTACTGATTGTTATTGCAGCAGTAGCCGCATTTGCCTCCACCGCCAATGCGGGGGTGCTTTCTGCATCCAGATATCCCCTGGCCATGGGAAGGGATCATATATTACCCCCGTATTTCCAGAAACTAAACCAATTCAGAATACCACAAAACGCTATTATTATCACCTCTCTCCTTATTGCTATTATTGTACTTTTTGTAGATATTTCGGAGATAGCAAAACTGGCAAGTGCATTTCAGCTACTGTTATTTGCTCTTATAAATATTGCCGTAATCGTTATAAGAATGAGCAAAATTGAAGGGTACAAACCAGGATTTGTAACACCTTTCTACCCCTGGATACAAATTATCGGTATAGCAACAACGCTTTTTCTGATATGGCAAATTGGTTTACTGGAACTAATTTTTTCTACCATTCTTATCCTTTTATCCATTATATGGTTTTATCTGTATGCACAAAAAAGAACTTCTCCACAGGGAGCAATTTATAAATTATTTAAACACTCGGATGAAAAATATATTCTTAAACTAAAAAGAGAACTTAGAGTCAGAATAAAGCTGCGCGAGGCATTTAAAAGCGATAACTTCCCTACAATTATTAAAAATTCTTCGGTAACAGATATTAAAAGTCAAAGGCATCAGAAGATACCTTTAAATCAAATTCATAGTGTTGTCTCGGAAACTCTGAAAAAAGAACAAATTATCCCTCCCTACATAAAAAAGGTAATTGGTAAAGGAACTGAACTTGACTTCCTTACATTTCCTAACGGTATAGTTGTAATCGATATATTATACCTTTCTACGAAAAAACAAATTGATGAAACTACTACTTTGCATCTTATCCGTCTTCCTGATGACTACTCTTTTGATTTGTTAGATTTATACCAAACTGATATAAATCATCGGGTCAAAAATGGAATTGTTGTTTTATCCAGCTCTAAAAGAGCACGTCTCAAACATCTAAGAATTTTATCACAAATAGTTAAACCAATGGATAAAGAAAATTTTATCCCAAAGTGGAGACATGCTCCAAATCCTAATGCTCTTCGTAATCTCTTTCTTTAA
- the mltG gene encoding endolytic transglycosylase MltG, with translation MKKLIKIFISVFVIVIIGSAASFYYLYFPMDRGDEKVVLVIERGTSLSAVANYLEENQVITSSKALIAWMKLSGRDKKIQAGQFEFRQGQGALSVSEGLLNAQQIEVRVTVLEGLTVEQTAQRIASVIDIDTTKFIAICYDTNVVRELGIKDAPSLEGYLFPDTYHFPEDASERSIINRMVSRFKQLYKTLEGDSALVSKYSRHELLTVASIVEKEATLASERGKIAGVFHNRLIKGYPLGADPTVRYIFRKFDGPLYVSELNVDNPYNTRRFAGIPPGPICSPGLGAIQATLTPDSTDALYFVAKWDGTGAHDFSRTYREHNRKKLHYRRQNELRKQRGE, from the coding sequence GTGAAAAAGCTTATTAAAATTTTTATCTCAGTTTTTGTAATCGTGATTATTGGATCTGCAGCATCATTTTACTATCTCTATTTTCCTATGGACCGGGGTGATGAAAAAGTTGTACTGGTCATTGAACGAGGAACATCGCTTAGTGCTGTGGCAAATTACCTTGAAGAAAACCAGGTAATAACCTCTTCAAAGGCTTTGATTGCATGGATGAAATTAAGTGGAAGAGACAAAAAAATTCAGGCTGGACAGTTTGAATTCAGACAGGGGCAAGGTGCTCTCAGTGTTTCAGAGGGATTGCTGAATGCTCAGCAGATTGAGGTACGAGTAACAGTTCTTGAAGGTTTAACGGTTGAACAAACCGCTCAGCGAATCGCTTCTGTTATCGATATTGATACTACTAAGTTTATCGCTATATGCTATGACACTAATGTTGTTAGAGAATTAGGAATTAAAGACGCACCTTCACTTGAAGGGTATCTGTTTCCTGACACCTATCATTTCCCCGAAGATGCCTCAGAGCGAAGCATTATAAATAGAATGGTTTCAAGATTCAAACAACTCTATAAAACCCTTGAAGGTGATAGCGCTTTAGTTTCAAAATATAGCCGTCATGAATTACTGACCGTAGCATCAATTGTAGAAAAAGAAGCTACATTAGCTTCAGAACGTGGTAAAATCGCCGGGGTTTTCCATAACAGACTTATAAAAGGATACCCGCTTGGAGCAGATCCAACCGTGCGGTATATATTTCGCAAATTCGATGGACCACTTTATGTTTCGGAATTAAACGTGGATAATCCCTATAACACCAGACGTTTTGCTGGTATTCCGCCAGGTCCCATCTGCTCGCCCGGATTAGGTGCAATACAGGCAACCCTCACTCCGGATTCAACTGATGCACTGTATTTTGTGGCTAAATGGGATGGTACAGGAGCTCATGATTTCTCAAGAACCTACAGAGAACACAATAGAAAAAAATTACACTATCGCAGACAAAATGAGCTCAGGAAGCAAAGGGGGGAATAA
- a CDS encoding thioredoxin domain-containing protein: MVVKKLANVGIVVLSFVLFHQTKTAAEVQGARIDSSQQIAETIIESDTPVLVDFWAVWCPPCYKLNPIIEELKEKYSDRILFMKVDVDVHKAIAQYFGVTSIPTVFLIHDKNVIEAIPGVRSKDYYIDRLEALLDKATEDQ, translated from the coding sequence ATGGTGGTTAAAAAATTAGCTAATGTAGGCATTGTAGTTCTATCTTTTGTACTTTTTCATCAAACCAAAACAGCTGCTGAAGTACAAGGGGCCAGAATTGATTCATCCCAACAAATCGCAGAAACAATTATTGAATCAGATACCCCCGTTTTGGTTGATTTCTGGGCAGTGTGGTGTCCACCATGCTATAAATTAAATCCAATTATTGAGGAGCTTAAGGAGAAATACAGCGACAGAATTCTTTTTATGAAAGTTGATGTCGATGTGCATAAGGCTATAGCTCAGTATTTTGGAGTAACTTCGATTCCAACAGTCTTCCTGATTCATGATAAAAATGTAATTGAAGCAATTCCAGGTGTTCGGTCCAAAGACTATTACATCGATCGACTGGAAGCGCTTTTGGATAAGGCAACAGAGGATCAGTAA
- a CDS encoding U32 family peptidase C-terminal domain-containing protein, whose protein sequence is MVLPELLAPAGSIQCAESAFDHGADAVYVGVGRFNLRAHSPGFTNEDFKALLEYSKDRGKRVYAALNIMPDDQLLEQISEQLLQLRNLDALPNSFIVSDPGVIAVCNRLVPEVKLHLSTQTGCFNSESLSFWKTQGIKRVVLPRELSLRDIKTLSHREILETEVFVHGAMCVSISGRCLLGAYVSRRHPNLGDCPQPCRYKYKIIPMEGPEPEKLSFIAEESKEGVYLLNSKDLCAIELIPQLVASGVSSLKIEGRNKSAHYVATVVKVYREALDRYKDEGENFKTDTQWITALKSIEHRTYTTGFYEQNQMKQEVFNSKAQAGYRLIATVKEIHEGVAVADVKNSFDCGSNVNILPVQHKLAPYEVKIENLTDLNGNTITRAPTNRLVKISITGTRLRPGDMLRIKL, encoded by the coding sequence ATGGTATTGCCTGAATTACTCGCCCCAGCAGGATCAATTCAATGTGCTGAGAGCGCTTTTGACCATGGAGCTGATGCGGTCTATGTTGGTGTTGGAAGGTTTAATCTGCGCGCTCACTCCCCGGGTTTTACCAATGAAGATTTTAAGGCACTTCTTGAATACAGTAAAGACAGAGGGAAAAGGGTATATGCTGCTCTAAATATTATGCCCGATGATCAGCTTCTTGAACAAATTAGTGAACAATTACTACAATTGCGCAACTTAGACGCATTACCAAATTCATTTATTGTTTCAGATCCGGGCGTTATAGCAGTATGTAATCGTTTGGTTCCTGAAGTAAAATTACACCTGAGCACCCAAACCGGTTGTTTTAACTCTGAATCACTTAGTTTTTGGAAAACGCAGGGGATTAAAAGGGTCGTGTTGCCCAGAGAGTTGTCTTTACGTGATATTAAAACTTTAAGCCATAGGGAAATACTGGAAACAGAGGTGTTTGTCCACGGTGCGATGTGTGTTTCAATCTCAGGGAGATGTTTGCTTGGTGCATATGTATCAAGAAGACATCCTAATCTTGGAGATTGTCCTCAGCCTTGCAGGTATAAATATAAAATAATTCCTATGGAAGGCCCTGAACCGGAAAAACTCTCTTTCATTGCAGAAGAATCAAAAGAAGGTGTATATCTACTTAACTCTAAAGATTTATGTGCTATAGAACTTATACCTCAGTTGGTGGCAAGTGGTGTATCAAGTTTGAAGATTGAGGGTAGGAATAAAAGTGCTCATTATGTAGCAACGGTGGTAAAGGTGTACAGAGAGGCACTCGACCGCTATAAAGATGAAGGCGAAAATTTCAAAACTGATACGCAATGGATTACTGCACTAAAATCCATAGAACATCGCACCTATACAACTGGTTTCTATGAACAAAATCAGATGAAACAGGAAGTGTTTAATTCTAAAGCGCAAGCTGGATATCGCCTGATTGCAACAGTTAAAGAAATTCATGAGGGTGTTGCGGTTGCTGATGTTAAAAATAGCTTCGATTGCGGATCTAATGTCAATATACTCCCGGTGCAGCATAAATTAGCTCCCTATGAGGTAAAAATAGAGAATCTAACTGATCTCAATGGTAATACTATCACCCGGGCACCAACCAACAGACTGGTTAAAATCTCTATCACCGGTACCAGGCTAAGGCCCGGCGATATGCTACGAATAAAACTTTAA
- a CDS encoding SDR family oxidoreductase: protein MDLKFKGKTAMVAASSRGLGYGIAKALAKEGANVAVASSNEERIKRAAHTLRTQTGSEVEGYVFDVFDAASITKWVSDVKERFGTIDSLVVNAAGPPAGNFEDFDDSQWQNAFELTLLSTVRMIRAVLPEMKKQKKGSIIVITSTSVKEPIDTLLLSTVMRSGVSGLIKYLSRELSSFGIRINNLVPGRYDTERVRELDRGNARRANGTAEEQRKIMESRIPLGRYGKTEEFGNAAAFLLSDLASYISGEMFIVDGGLTRSV, encoded by the coding sequence ATGGATTTGAAATTTAAAGGTAAAACCGCAATGGTAGCCGCATCAAGTAGGGGACTTGGATATGGGATAGCAAAAGCTCTTGCTAAAGAAGGCGCAAATGTAGCTGTTGCAAGTAGCAATGAAGAAAGAATAAAACGTGCTGCTCACACCCTGCGAACTCAAACCGGATCTGAGGTAGAGGGGTATGTCTTTGATGTGTTTGATGCTGCTTCCATTACAAAGTGGGTCAGTGATGTTAAAGAAAGATTTGGTACGATCGATTCATTAGTGGTTAATGCTGCCGGACCACCTGCTGGTAATTTTGAAGATTTCGATGATTCTCAGTGGCAAAATGCTTTTGAGTTAACCTTGCTGAGCACTGTTCGTATGATACGAGCTGTTTTACCTGAGATGAAAAAACAGAAAAAGGGATCAATCATCGTTATAACTTCAACATCGGTTAAAGAGCCAATCGATACGCTTCTGTTGTCAACGGTAATGAGAAGTGGAGTTTCTGGGTTAATCAAATATCTCTCACGTGAATTGTCTTCCTTTGGAATCAGAATAAACAACCTTGTACCAGGAAGGTACGACACAGAGAGAGTCAGAGAGTTGGATAGAGGTAATGCCAGAAGAGCAAATGGTACAGCTGAAGAGCAGAGAAAAATTATGGAGTCGCGTATACCACTTGGCAGATACGGAAAAACTGAGGAGTTTGGCAATGCAGCGGCCTTTCTGTTATCTGATCTTGCAAGCTATATAAGTGGAGAGATGTTTATTGTTGATGGTGGGTTAACACGATCTGTTTAA
- a CDS encoding tetratricopeptide repeat protein gives MKLYHFYLSGLITAFIVVFTVTAAKHNVSDLYIYSGNTINAGQENRIEREQWFAAIIDEIVALRLNSISAIKLREINKYQTNYSKTESKHDDSSVTENLSKYRLSKKFELSNRGRSVYLYFELIPYNQNESDIISRRRFHINDTSTELDSLLINLLVQLDIGISGDYRNFFATPVISSNRRRLRSLGNALNDAPHNDDYENRARTFRRIANRDDSQLIAVYHAGLNYFKSGDYEVAARHFSSLKRALPLYEYFDLMLVRSFRMDQRFNEALRVIENHEKYNENPDFLIEKAIILHESGNIDEALNTHYQILSLAPETSISNLYLAQNYNKNKNYKKALTHTETYLKRNPNSSTGWFESAKSYRYLKQDSLAIIAIENALNYDTANCLDIIKFAADLYYSAEDYANAANYFKKAALRENELSFYLKAADAMRNVQRSEEAFSFLNSADNRFSQDHHFNRLTGILAYETNQYTEAETYLKRILNDSGTDKDVLFAIGDINLSNSNYTKALKYLYKANSLDTNDSQLKFYISKAYFGKQDYDNSFAYLNKLNYEKAPLEYYRLRGDINYKTGNLKDALSGYTSERDLHQNTSHIQYKIAKVNYELGNFKQAESEFNKLFEFDSTNNLARYYLGIIALKDAQNERAENILTIARERCMGNFEVNLNLGKLYNEQKRYEKAVKSYYIALSFDQTSQAALLGLATNLSLGGEDSAAAEYYVKLYNSNPDKNHQFLAYAGHLFRHNDFPKRAMKSYTTFLNDGYSDEAVNAGLASLLYKKGEFKKVSSYLKNINDSILKKENLIFPLAHSYCEISDYSSALPYLSILLESQTPTPHTVRLSALAYEKTGDVDNSIQMLEKYLDMENITQEQDYAFHLGFLYEELGQEQNAVDRYMVNINDYQYDIRNYKRLVDIYTQRNNLNKAEVTLAGLLELDDVCSSYYLKHAKINSSLNNKSKAIESYISYLSFNQNDIDAWRELTEIYLSNRQYSEAITTLETILKIDSDDQTSRLKLGMSQVETGNYSDAIRTLREVINSDKENQNALELLARCYRNRDDDRNLVRTLIQMADLNEQRIDIRLELGNLLMSNNDVQGSIQYLKEAYELNPTSENPHRLLAEAYNQLNNDSLQLYHLKSAVKYSPRNWNNHYQTALFMLKAGNEEYAKGYLKRTVNLNTNHSEARYKYSQIIFNRGDSQAAFNHLKIVVSQEPQNPYYNSLLAYAAQKVGYDSLANELTDKALSLSPSDPTVLYRAGMVHKYMNKRASAYNHLNRSLSISSDCYQCHEALGDLLMKDAKFKEAANHYNASSDLQGFNREIGFKIARAYRLDYQLEKAENFYKAILSDDSTNSKALYFMVYINAQKDNLQKSKDLLSNFKSNNGMEWIHAAKAHMYESENRNKAARISYMVAHRIDNLNSYINAGLGRVYSNQNQYDSALVFFSRALIADTLNMNYHMEVGNTYKALGEYDISIQYYDNVLKKYNTHPKVHMALADAYRQKQEYQNAINYLKQGLDLRPRDPSLHFMLGNIQKESEYFVEAIRSFQHAIRRGSRQYVEAYRIIGNIYLSELTNNRRARNYYRRYVRAGGDSQKEVIEILDNI, from the coding sequence ATGAAATTGTATCACTTTTATCTGTCAGGTTTAATTACCGCGTTTATAGTTGTTTTTACTGTAACAGCTGCTAAGCACAATGTTTCAGACTTATATATTTATTCGGGTAATACTATAAATGCAGGACAAGAAAATCGTATTGAGCGAGAGCAATGGTTCGCCGCAATCATTGATGAAATTGTTGCTCTTAGACTTAATTCAATTTCCGCTATAAAACTTAGAGAGATAAACAAATACCAAACCAACTATTCTAAAACAGAGTCGAAACACGATGACAGTTCTGTAACGGAAAATTTATCAAAATACCGCTTATCTAAAAAATTTGAACTGAGTAACAGGGGGCGTTCTGTTTATCTTTATTTTGAACTTATACCTTATAATCAAAATGAATCGGATATCATTTCAAGACGCAGGTTTCATATAAACGACACCTCCACAGAACTTGACTCATTACTAATTAACCTCCTTGTTCAGTTAGACATAGGTATCTCTGGTGATTACCGAAATTTCTTTGCTACTCCTGTTATAAGCTCAAATCGAAGAAGATTGCGTTCACTTGGAAATGCACTGAATGATGCTCCACACAATGATGATTATGAAAATAGAGCAAGAACCTTTAGGAGAATAGCAAACAGAGATGATTCACAACTAATTGCAGTATATCATGCTGGGCTAAATTACTTTAAGTCTGGAGATTACGAAGTAGCAGCAAGACATTTTTCTTCACTCAAACGAGCACTTCCACTATATGAGTATTTTGACCTGATGCTTGTTCGTTCTTTTAGAATGGACCAAAGGTTTAATGAAGCACTGAGAGTTATTGAAAACCATGAAAAGTATAATGAAAATCCCGATTTCCTGATAGAAAAAGCCATCATTCTTCACGAATCAGGAAACATCGATGAAGCCTTAAACACCCATTATCAGATTCTTTCACTCGCTCCGGAAACAAGTATATCAAATCTTTACCTGGCACAAAATTATAATAAAAATAAAAATTACAAAAAAGCTCTTACCCATACGGAAACTTATCTAAAACGTAATCCCAATAGTAGTACGGGATGGTTTGAATCCGCGAAGTCTTATCGTTATCTTAAACAAGACTCTTTAGCGATCATAGCAATTGAGAATGCATTGAATTATGATACGGCCAATTGCCTAGATATAATAAAGTTTGCTGCTGATTTGTATTACAGTGCTGAAGACTACGCTAACGCTGCGAATTATTTTAAGAAAGCTGCATTGAGGGAAAATGAGTTATCATTTTATTTAAAAGCTGCTGACGCAATGAGGAATGTACAACGTTCAGAAGAAGCGTTTTCATTTCTCAATTCTGCAGACAATCGTTTTTCTCAGGATCACCATTTTAACCGACTAACCGGCATTCTTGCCTATGAAACGAATCAATATACTGAGGCTGAAACATATCTTAAAAGAATTCTCAACGATTCTGGTACTGACAAAGATGTTCTGTTTGCCATTGGAGACATTAATCTTTCTAATTCCAATTATACCAAAGCATTAAAGTATTTATACAAAGCAAATTCCTTAGACACAAACGATTCACAGCTAAAATTTTACATTTCAAAAGCCTATTTTGGTAAACAAGACTACGATAATTCATTTGCATATTTAAACAAGTTAAATTATGAAAAAGCACCCCTTGAGTATTACAGATTAAGAGGTGATATAAATTACAAAACAGGTAATCTTAAAGATGCGCTCTCTGGTTATACTTCTGAGCGGGACCTTCACCAAAACACATCACATATACAATATAAAATTGCTAAAGTAAACTATGAACTAGGTAACTTCAAACAAGCTGAATCTGAATTTAATAAACTTTTTGAGTTTGATTCAACAAACAATTTAGCCAGATATTATCTAGGTATCATAGCTCTCAAAGATGCTCAAAATGAAAGAGCTGAAAACATTTTAACTATCGCCAGAGAACGTTGTATGGGAAATTTCGAGGTTAACCTAAACCTTGGTAAACTATACAACGAGCAAAAAAGATATGAAAAAGCAGTTAAATCGTATTACATAGCACTCTCTTTTGACCAAACGAGCCAAGCTGCACTCCTTGGATTAGCTACCAATCTATCCCTTGGTGGTGAAGATAGTGCTGCCGCGGAATACTATGTTAAACTGTATAATAGCAACCCTGATAAAAATCACCAATTTTTAGCATATGCCGGGCATTTATTCAGGCATAACGATTTCCCCAAAAGGGCAATGAAGTCATATACTACTTTTTTAAATGATGGTTATTCAGACGAAGCTGTAAATGCCGGACTAGCTTCACTTCTCTATAAAAAGGGTGAGTTCAAAAAAGTTAGCAGTTACCTGAAAAATATTAACGATTCGATATTAAAAAAGGAAAACTTAATTTTTCCTCTGGCACACTCATATTGTGAAATTAGCGATTACTCATCCGCACTACCCTATCTTTCTATTTTGCTTGAAAGTCAAACACCTACACCTCATACAGTACGCTTATCTGCACTAGCTTATGAAAAAACAGGCGATGTAGACAATTCCATCCAAATGCTTGAAAAGTATCTGGATATGGAAAACATCACACAGGAACAAGATTATGCCTTTCACCTTGGCTTCTTATATGAAGAACTTGGGCAGGAACAAAATGCAGTAGATAGATATATGGTAAATATAAACGATTACCAATATGATATCAGAAATTACAAACGACTTGTAGATATTTACACCCAAAGAAATAATTTAAATAAAGCAGAAGTGACATTAGCTGGATTATTAGAATTAGATGACGTTTGTAGCTCCTATTACCTGAAACATGCCAAAATTAATTCTAGCCTAAATAATAAATCGAAAGCTATTGAGTCCTATATTTCTTACTTATCTTTTAACCAAAACGACATTGATGCCTGGCGCGAACTTACAGAAATATATCTATCTAACAGACAGTATTCAGAAGCGATTACAACATTGGAAACGATACTTAAAATCGATTCTGATGATCAAACATCCAGGTTGAAATTAGGAATGTCACAGGTTGAAACCGGAAACTACTCTGATGCAATCAGGACATTACGAGAAGTAATAAATAGTGATAAAGAAAATCAAAACGCACTTGAACTTCTTGCCAGGTGTTACAGAAATCGTGATGATGATAGAAATCTAGTCAGAACTTTAATACAGATGGCAGATTTAAATGAGCAAAGGATAGATATACGTCTTGAATTAGGTAACCTTTTAATGTCAAATAATGATGTTCAAGGGAGTATACAATACCTAAAAGAGGCTTATGAACTTAATCCAACGAGTGAAAATCCTCACCGATTGCTTGCAGAAGCATACAACCAATTGAATAATGACAGTCTTCAATTATATCACCTCAAGTCTGCGGTTAAATACTCTCCAAGAAATTGGAACAACCATTACCAGACAGCACTGTTTATGCTGAAAGCAGGGAATGAGGAATATGCTAAGGGGTATTTAAAGCGCACTGTTAATCTCAATACTAACCATTCTGAAGCCCGCTATAAATACTCTCAGATAATATTTAACAGAGGTGACTCACAAGCTGCCTTTAATCACCTTAAGATAGTAGTAAGTCAGGAGCCTCAAAACCCCTATTATAATTCGTTATTAGCATACGCAGCCCAAAAAGTAGGTTATGACAGTTTGGCAAACGAACTTACCGATAAAGCTCTATCCCTTTCACCCAGTGACCCAACCGTTCTTTACAGAGCTGGTATGGTACATAAATACATGAATAAAAGAGCATCTGCTTATAATCATTTAAACAGATCACTATCCATATCATCTGATTGTTATCAATGTCATGAAGCTTTAGGTGACCTGTTAATGAAGGATGCAAAATTTAAAGAGGCCGCAAACCATTACAACGCTTCCAGCGATTTGCAAGGTTTTAACAGAGAGATTGGATTCAAAATTGCCAGAGCTTACCGTTTGGATTATCAGTTAGAAAAAGCAGAAAACTTTTATAAAGCAATATTAAGTGACGATTCTACCAATTCAAAAGCGCTCTATTTTATGGTTTATATCAATGCTCAAAAAGATAATTTACAAAAATCCAAGGATCTGCTTTCAAATTTTAAATCCAATAACGGAATGGAGTGGATTCACGCAGCAAAAGCACATATGTATGAAAGCGAAAATAGAAACAAAGCAGCACGCATATCCTATATGGTAGCCCATAGGATCGATAATCTAAATTCTTATATAAACGCCGGTTTGGGCCGGGTTTACTCAAACCAAAATCAATATGATTCAGCGCTTGTGTTCTTTTCCAGGGCACTTATCGCAGATACCCTCAATATGAATTATCACATGGAAGTTGGTAATACCTACAAAGCTTTAGGCGAATATGATATATCTATTCAATATTATGACAATGTATTGAAAAAATATAATACCCACCCTAAAGTACATATGGCATTAGCTGATGCATATCGGCAAAAACAAGAATATCAAAATGCAATTAATTACCTCAAACAAGGACTTGATTTACGTCCAAGAGACCCGTCACTACATTTTATGCTGGGAAACATTCAAAAAGAGTCTGAGTATTTTGTTGAAGCGATTCGTTCATTCCAACACGCGATCCGAAGAGGAAGCAGACAGTATGTGGAAGCCTACAGAATTATCGGCAACATTTATCTTTCTGAGCTCACCAATAACAGAAGAGCTCGCAATTACTACAGAAGGTATGTGAGAGCTGGTGGAGATTCTCAGAAAGAAGTGATAGAAATTTTAGATAATATCTAA
- a CDS encoding prepilin peptidase, translating into MFQVYIVLAFLGLAIGSFFNVLIWRIPRNQSVCWPPSHCTSCNHKIRFWENIPLFSYLWLKGKCSDCNQKISIIYPLIEITTSATLITLFYFSGLSLDQSWPDIVITLFKIVSILLFIPIAVIDLKHYIIPDRFTIPFLIIAFSISFLPGNITPMQSFLGIVAGGGSLFAMGLLGQYVFKKGDSMGGGDVKLMAYLGALWGAQIALMGIVFGAFLGSVAGIFLILTNKLNDDNKIPFGPFLLSGTLVAIIAGEKLLNAYLSFVGF; encoded by the coding sequence ATGTTTCAGGTATATATTGTGCTTGCGTTTTTGGGTCTTGCGATTGGTTCCTTTTTCAATGTCTTGATTTGGAGAATTCCAAGAAATCAAAGTGTTTGTTGGCCACCTTCCCACTGCACATCATGCAACCATAAAATCCGTTTTTGGGAAAACATTCCACTTTTTAGCTATTTATGGCTTAAAGGTAAATGTAGTGATTGCAACCAAAAAATAAGCATTATCTATCCCCTCATTGAAATTACCACCTCTGCAACACTTATAACACTATTTTACTTTTCCGGATTAAGCCTTGACCAATCCTGGCCAGATATAGTCATTACTTTATTTAAAATTGTTTCTATTTTGCTTTTTATACCAATTGCTGTAATAGATTTAAAACATTACATAATCCCGGATCGCTTCACTATTCCCTTTTTGATTATTGCTTTTAGCATCTCATTTTTACCCGGTAACATTACGCCTATGCAATCTTTCTTAGGTATTGTTGCTGGTGGTGGTTCACTGTTTGCAATGGGTTTGCTTGGCCAATATGTATTTAAAAAAGGTGACTCCATGGGGGGAGGAGATGTAAAGCTCATGGCATACCTGGGCGCTCTTTGGGGAGCCCAAATTGCGCTCATGGGCATTGTTTTTGGTGCGTTTTTAGGATCTGTGGCAGGGATCTTTCTTATTTTAACAAATAAGCTTAATGATGATAACAAAATACCTTTTGGACCATTTTTACTTTCAGGTACATTAGTCGCCATTATAGCCGGAGAAAAGCTTCTTAATGCTTACCTGAGTTTTGTTGGCTTTTAA